The following are from one region of the Candidatus Neomarinimicrobiota bacterium genome:
- the msrA gene encoding peptide-methionine (S)-S-oxide reductase MsrA yields MKNFNLLTVLLTGTVLMAQSAPEHSATFGAGCFWCVEAVFNRIDGVTSVTVGYAGGITTDPTYKEVCSGTTGHAEVSRIEFDPSKVSYNKLLEVFWKSHDPTTMNKQGNDVGTQYRSVIFYHNEEQKKLATTSVKKAQKVFDEPIITQIVPLDSYYQAEENHQDYYRNNPNQAYCTYVIRPKLQKLKLE; encoded by the coding sequence TGCTTACTGTATTGTTAACCGGAACCGTTCTCATGGCCCAGTCAGCGCCTGAGCATTCCGCTACATTCGGCGCCGGATGTTTCTGGTGTGTGGAGGCTGTTTTCAATCGAATTGACGGCGTGACATCTGTGACGGTTGGATATGCCGGCGGAATTACAACCGATCCAACATACAAAGAGGTGTGTTCCGGAACAACAGGACATGCAGAAGTATCTCGGATTGAATTTGATCCTTCTAAAGTTTCTTACAATAAATTGCTTGAAGTGTTCTGGAAAAGCCACGATCCCACTACCATGAATAAACAGGGGAACGATGTTGGAACACAATATCGTTCGGTAATCTTTTACCATAACGAAGAACAGAAAAAATTGGCGACTACATCCGTTAAAAAAGCTCAAAAAGTATTTGATGAGCCGATCATTACGCAGATTGTTCCACTAGATTCATATTACCAAGCCGAAGAAAATCATCAGGATTATTATCGCAATAATCCGAACCAAGCATATTGTACTTACGTCATCCGCCCCAAGCTTCAGAAGCTAAAGCTGGAATGA